A part of Microbacterium atlanticum genomic DNA contains:
- a CDS encoding nitroreductase family deazaflavin-dependent oxidoreductase, with product MPLTGEYKPSTSDWARKQAEVFEASKGEKANTLRGVPIIVLTTVGAKTRALRKTALMRVEHDGRYAVVASKGGAPDEPKWADNMRRHPLVELQDGAVKRDYLAREVTGDERAQWWERATAVWPDYDAYQMRTDRQIAVFVLEPQG from the coding sequence ATGCCGTTGACCGGAGAGTACAAGCCGTCCACGTCCGACTGGGCGCGCAAGCAGGCGGAGGTCTTCGAGGCCTCCAAGGGGGAGAAGGCGAACACGCTGCGCGGCGTGCCGATCATCGTGCTGACGACCGTCGGCGCGAAGACCCGCGCACTGCGCAAGACCGCGCTGATGCGGGTCGAGCACGACGGGCGCTACGCCGTCGTCGCCTCGAAGGGCGGGGCGCCGGACGAGCCGAAGTGGGCCGACAACATGCGTCGTCATCCCCTCGTCGAGCTGCAGGACGGCGCGGTGAAGCGCGACTACCTCGCGCGCGAGGTGACCGGCGACGAGCGCGCGCAGTGGTGGGAGCGCGCCACCGCGGTGTGGCCGGACTACGACGCCTACCAGATGCGCACCGACCGGCAGATCGCGGTCTTCGTGCTCGAGCCGCAGGGCTGA
- a CDS encoding NCS2 family permease, with amino-acid sequence MSTGPSTTSNAPGEVESPRTPTPKGRLDGFFEITRRGSSIGTEVRGGVVTFVTMAYIVILNPIILSAGVDVDGGTLGFTQVAAATALTAGVMTVLFGLVTRLPFAFAAGLGINSFLAVSVVGQVTWPEAMGLVVINGLLIVLLAATGLRQMIFDAVPLQLKLAITVGIGLFIAFIGFVDAGLVTSTGASSPPVGLGVDGSVATVPTLIFVFTLLLTGILVARKVKGGILIGLVTGTVVAVIVEAVWNIGPKFAGDEVNPGGWGLSVPELPASLVSIPDLSLVGQISFGSFERIGVLAALMLVFTLVFTNFFDAMGTMTGLSKEAGLADEKGDFPRIKSALVVEGVGAVAGGLTSSSSNTVFIESGAGIGEGARTGFANVVTGGLFLVAMFFTPLVSIVPTEVAAAALVIVGALMMSQIRFIDFSDFSILLPVFLAITVMPLTYSIANGIGAGFVAWVVVRSLSGKAREISPLLWIVAAGFVLYFARGPLEALLG; translated from the coding sequence ATGAGCACAGGTCCGTCCACCACGTCGAACGCACCCGGCGAGGTCGAAAGTCCCCGGACGCCCACGCCGAAGGGCCGCCTGGACGGGTTCTTCGAGATCACCCGGCGCGGTTCGAGCATCGGCACCGAGGTCCGAGGCGGTGTGGTGACCTTCGTGACGATGGCCTACATCGTCATCCTCAACCCGATCATCCTGTCCGCCGGCGTCGACGTGGACGGCGGTACCCTCGGATTCACTCAGGTGGCCGCCGCGACGGCGCTCACCGCGGGGGTCATGACGGTGCTGTTCGGTCTCGTGACCCGGCTGCCGTTCGCCTTCGCGGCGGGGCTCGGCATCAACTCGTTCCTCGCCGTCTCGGTCGTCGGCCAGGTGACCTGGCCCGAGGCGATGGGCCTCGTCGTGATCAACGGCCTCCTCATCGTGCTCCTCGCGGCAACCGGGCTGCGGCAGATGATCTTCGACGCGGTGCCGCTGCAGCTCAAGCTCGCCATCACCGTCGGCATCGGCCTGTTCATCGCGTTCATCGGCTTCGTCGACGCGGGCCTGGTCACGTCCACCGGCGCTTCCTCTCCCCCGGTGGGCCTCGGCGTCGACGGCTCGGTCGCCACGGTGCCGACGCTCATCTTCGTCTTCACACTGCTGCTGACCGGCATCCTGGTGGCGCGCAAGGTCAAGGGCGGCATCCTCATCGGCCTGGTGACCGGCACGGTCGTCGCCGTGATCGTCGAGGCAGTCTGGAACATCGGCCCGAAGTTCGCCGGCGACGAGGTCAACCCCGGCGGCTGGGGGCTGTCGGTGCCCGAGCTGCCGGCGTCGCTCGTGAGCATCCCGGACCTCTCGCTCGTGGGTCAGATCTCGTTCGGCTCGTTCGAGCGGATCGGCGTGCTGGCTGCCCTCATGCTGGTCTTCACCCTGGTCTTCACGAACTTCTTCGACGCGATGGGCACGATGACGGGCCTGTCGAAGGAGGCGGGCCTCGCGGACGAGAAGGGCGACTTCCCTCGCATCAAGTCGGCGCTCGTGGTCGAGGGCGTCGGCGCGGTCGCGGGCGGCCTGACCTCCAGCTCGTCCAACACGGTGTTCATCGAGTCCGGCGCCGGGATCGGGGAGGGCGCCCGGACCGGATTCGCGAACGTCGTGACCGGCGGGCTGTTCCTGGTGGCGATGTTCTTCACGCCGCTCGTCTCGATCGTGCCCACCGAGGTCGCCGCGGCGGCGCTGGTCATCGTCGGTGCGCTGATGATGTCGCAGATCCGCTTCATCGACTTCTCCGACTTCTCGATCCTGCTGCCGGTCTTCCTCGCCATCACCGTCATGCCGCTGACGTACTCGATCGCCAACGGCATCGGCGCGGGTTTCGTCGCGTGGGTGGTCGTGCGCTCGCTGTCGGGCAAGGCGCGCGAGATCAGCCCGCTGCTGTGGATCGTGGCCGCCGGCTTCGTGCTCTACTTCGCCCGCGGGCCGCTGGAGGCGCTGCTGGGCTGA
- the purN gene encoding phosphoribosylglycinamide formyltransferase codes for MLTVAVLISGTGSNLRALLDAAAEPEFPARIVVVGGDREADGFAHAEEYGIPTFMVPFAQFATREEWGAELGTQLAVWQPDLVVLSGLMRLLPSDLVDAWSPRIINTHPAYLPEFPGAHGVRDALAAGVAQTGASVIIVDSGVDSGPILAQERVPVLPGDDEHALHERIKPVERRLLIDVVRRVATGDLDLAAESARAQL; via the coding sequence GTGCTCACGGTCGCCGTCCTCATCTCGGGCACAGGGTCGAATCTGCGCGCACTGCTCGACGCGGCGGCCGAACCCGAGTTCCCCGCCCGCATCGTCGTCGTCGGCGGTGATCGCGAGGCCGACGGCTTCGCCCACGCGGAGGAGTACGGCATCCCGACCTTCATGGTGCCGTTCGCGCAGTTCGCCACGCGGGAGGAATGGGGGGCCGAACTCGGCACGCAGCTCGCGGTGTGGCAGCCGGACCTGGTGGTGCTGAGCGGCCTGATGCGGCTGCTGCCGTCGGATCTCGTCGATGCGTGGTCGCCGCGCATCATCAACACCCATCCGGCCTACCTTCCGGAGTTCCCCGGTGCGCACGGCGTGCGCGACGCACTGGCCGCCGGCGTCGCCCAGACCGGGGCCAGTGTGATCATCGTCGACAGCGGAGTGGACTCCGGCCCTATCCTCGCCCAGGAGCGCGTGCCGGTGCTGCCGGGCGACGACGAGCACGCCCTGCACGAGCGCATCAAGCCCGTCGAGCGGCGCCTGCTCATCGACGTGGTGCGCCGCGTCGCGACCGGCGATCTCGACCTCGCGGCGGAGTCCGCGCGCGCCCAGCTCTGA
- a CDS encoding DUF6350 family protein, with product MNRLIVALLASVDAAIAVAVGLAATLAPLTLLWVFGFGAGADWGVLWPAAVSVWQLGHLVPLQITLPPDYLAETGIAADAASFVLSLAPLAFAAFTAVFAARSGVRASRADAWATGVATSSLVFAGLAAGAALTGANEPASAATWQAILVPTLVFALPALAAAIVTEWREAGAGPIARLRDRVEALPHGWAETPALIARGSAVAVVGLVGLGAAVAAVAVFARAGQIVALFQAGDADVLGATVLTLGQLAYVPTLAVWGMSFAAGPGFAVAEGTSVSPAGTQVGVVPGLPALGAVPDSTTSWLLLLALLPVALGALAGWIARSRLVAHGVHEDSDRERSAGDPLGARLVITAGIAIVSGGAAALLALAASGSLGPGRLAHFGPDPGPLALAVGLEVLVGAGILLLSPRRAAGSVETAPPAPADVVEATTEPIVLPSLTPHGPGRLPD from the coding sequence ATGAATCGCCTCATCGTCGCCCTCCTCGCGTCCGTCGACGCCGCCATCGCGGTCGCCGTCGGCCTTGCCGCGACCCTCGCGCCGCTGACCCTGCTGTGGGTGTTCGGATTCGGCGCGGGTGCCGACTGGGGCGTTCTATGGCCGGCCGCGGTGTCGGTGTGGCAGCTGGGCCACCTCGTCCCGCTGCAGATCACGCTGCCGCCCGACTACCTCGCCGAGACGGGAATCGCCGCGGACGCGGCATCCTTCGTCCTCTCCCTCGCGCCCCTCGCCTTCGCCGCGTTCACCGCCGTCTTCGCAGCGCGGTCGGGTGTGCGCGCTTCGCGCGCCGACGCCTGGGCCACCGGTGTCGCCACGTCGTCCCTGGTCTTCGCCGGTCTCGCCGCCGGTGCCGCGCTCACGGGCGCGAACGAGCCGGCGTCGGCCGCGACGTGGCAGGCGATCCTCGTGCCGACGCTCGTGTTCGCCCTCCCGGCGCTCGCGGCGGCGATCGTCACCGAGTGGAGGGAGGCCGGAGCGGGCCCGATCGCGCGGCTCCGCGACCGGGTCGAGGCCCTTCCGCACGGCTGGGCCGAGACGCCCGCGCTCATCGCTCGCGGGTCGGCGGTCGCCGTCGTGGGGCTGGTCGGTCTGGGAGCCGCGGTCGCCGCCGTGGCCGTCTTCGCACGGGCGGGCCAGATCGTCGCGCTGTTCCAGGCGGGCGACGCCGACGTGCTGGGGGCGACCGTGCTGACCCTCGGCCAGCTCGCGTACGTGCCGACCCTCGCGGTGTGGGGCATGAGCTTCGCGGCCGGGCCGGGATTCGCCGTGGCGGAGGGCACGTCGGTCTCACCTGCGGGCACCCAGGTCGGCGTGGTGCCGGGGCTTCCCGCGCTGGGCGCGGTGCCGGACTCGACGACGTCGTGGCTGCTGCTGCTCGCACTGCTGCCCGTCGCGCTCGGCGCGCTGGCAGGGTGGATCGCCCGCTCGCGCCTGGTGGCGCACGGCGTGCACGAGGACTCAGACCGGGAGCGGTCGGCCGGCGATCCGCTCGGCGCACGGCTCGTCATCACCGCGGGGATCGCGATCGTGTCAGGCGGCGCCGCCGCCCTGTTGGCGCTCGCCGCCTCGGGATCGCTCGGACCGGGCCGCCTGGCCCACTTCGGTCCGGACCCCGGGCCGCTCGCGCTCGCGGTCGGGCTGGAGGTGCTCGTCGGCGCGGGCATCCTGCTGCTGTCGCCCCGGCGCGCGGCCGGCTCCGTCGAGACGGCGCCTCCCGCGCCGGCCGACGTCGTGGAGGCGACGACGGAGCCGATCGTGCTGCCGAGTCTGACCCCGCACGGGCCGGGGCGGCTTCCGGACTAA
- the purH gene encoding bifunctional phosphoribosylaminoimidazolecarboxamide formyltransferase/IMP cyclohydrolase, whose amino-acid sequence MAGPSHDPALYRSRDLVPVRRALVSVSDKTDLLALGAALAEAGVEIVSTGGSATLLRDAGYDVTDVSSVTGFPESLDGRVKTLHPGVHAGLLADLRLEDHERQLAALDIAPFELVVVNLYPFVETVRSGAQGDDVVEQIDIGGPAMVRASAKNYANVAIVVSPSSYPAVMEAVRAGGTTLVQRRELAARAFAHTAEYDRAVATWFSEGTLLEEDLPAHLTIKAERLATLRYGENAHQRAAIYTRNGGHGIAQATQLQGKEMSYNNYVDADAALRAAFDMVKPAVAIIKHANPCGIAVAAPKSPDPIASAHLRAHECDPVSAFGGVIAANRTVTLKMAENLRDIFTEVIVAPDFEPEALEVFRLKKNLRVLQLPADWRQERMDVRLVSGGLLLQDADRFPDDIESVAKDWQLVSGERPSDDEMTNLIFAWKSCRAVKSNAIVLAKSSATVGIGMGQVNRVDSCRLAVERAGDRAAGSVAASDAFFPFADGPQVLLDAGISAIIQPGGSVRDDEVIAAAQAAGVTMFFTGERHFFH is encoded by the coding sequence ATGGCCGGACCGAGCCACGACCCCGCCCTCTACCGCTCGCGCGACCTCGTCCCGGTGCGCCGGGCGCTGGTGTCGGTGAGCGACAAGACCGACCTGCTGGCGCTCGGTGCCGCGCTCGCCGAGGCGGGCGTGGAGATCGTGTCGACCGGCGGCTCGGCCACGCTCCTGCGCGACGCGGGCTACGACGTGACCGACGTCTCGAGCGTCACCGGGTTCCCGGAGTCGCTCGACGGCCGCGTCAAGACGCTGCACCCCGGCGTGCACGCGGGACTCCTCGCCGATCTGCGCCTCGAGGACCACGAGCGTCAGCTCGCCGCCCTGGACATCGCGCCGTTCGAGCTCGTCGTGGTGAACCTGTACCCCTTCGTCGAGACGGTGCGCTCCGGGGCACAGGGCGACGACGTGGTCGAGCAGATCGACATCGGCGGTCCCGCCATGGTGCGCGCGTCGGCGAAGAACTACGCCAACGTCGCGATCGTCGTCTCGCCGTCGTCCTACCCCGCCGTGATGGAGGCGGTCCGCGCCGGGGGCACCACCCTGGTGCAGCGGCGCGAGCTCGCGGCGCGCGCCTTCGCGCACACCGCGGAGTACGACCGCGCCGTGGCGACCTGGTTCTCGGAGGGCACGCTGCTCGAAGAGGACCTGCCCGCCCACCTCACGATCAAGGCCGAGCGCCTGGCGACGCTGCGCTACGGCGAGAACGCGCACCAGCGCGCGGCGATCTACACCCGCAACGGCGGCCATGGCATCGCCCAGGCCACGCAGCTGCAGGGCAAGGAGATGTCGTACAACAACTATGTGGACGCCGATGCCGCCCTCCGCGCCGCGTTCGACATGGTCAAGCCGGCCGTCGCGATCATCAAGCACGCGAATCCGTGCGGGATCGCCGTGGCCGCGCCGAAGTCACCCGACCCCATCGCCAGCGCACACCTGCGCGCCCACGAGTGCGACCCGGTGTCGGCCTTCGGCGGTGTCATCGCCGCGAACCGCACGGTCACGCTGAAGATGGCCGAGAACCTCCGCGACATCTTCACCGAGGTCATCGTCGCCCCCGACTTCGAGCCCGAGGCGCTGGAGGTCTTCCGCCTCAAGAAGAACCTGCGGGTGCTGCAGCTTCCCGCCGACTGGCGGCAGGAGCGGATGGACGTCCGCCTCGTCTCGGGCGGCCTGCTCCTGCAGGATGCCGACCGGTTCCCCGATGACATCGAGTCGGTCGCGAAGGACTGGCAGCTGGTGTCGGGGGAGCGCCCGTCCGACGACGAGATGACCAACCTCATCTTCGCCTGGAAGTCGTGCCGCGCGGTCAAGTCCAACGCCATCGTGCTGGCCAAGAGCTCGGCCACCGTCGGCATCGGCATGGGCCAGGTCAACCGCGTCGACTCGTGCCGGCTCGCGGTGGAGCGCGCGGGAGATCGCGCGGCCGGGTCGGTCGCGGCATCCGACGCGTTCTTTCCCTTCGCCGACGGGCCGCAGGTGCTGCTGGACGCCGGCATCTCGGCGATCATCCAGCCCGGCGGCTCGGTGCGCGACGACGAGGTGATCGCCGCGGCGCAGGCGGCGGGCGTCACGATGTTCTTCACGGGCGAGCGCCACTTCTTCCACTGA
- a CDS encoding RDD family protein has translation MIWEIDESTRGIEGLDEDGRPRPAYAASLGLVRAPFGRRALAAAVEAAVYVLLLLPLLLGALPALIGAGADADPAEALRDRWVLIVVCSAVSTVLVSVYLIVQLVLHGRRGVTLGKALTGLRSVNVRTLERPGFWRGAVVRGLVLGASFAVPLLGPVLVVALSPFFDPDRRGRGWADLAGATWFVDIRHGLNPYDAKRMRIARKTVATDLEDVRRELPSLATAAGDAATAAYVPAARSSGGVLGAVRGDGPDAGSPTASASPPAPAPAASGWVPPRLLPETPDVPAAQAPPALRFVLDTGRIIDVGTGILIGRDPAPVTGDDGVTPVPIDDPTMSVSKTHLAVLPHGGDTVVVDRGSTNGSVVVRGGAEHPLTPGAPAALRPGDTIRFGDRHAMIRIG, from the coding sequence GTGATCTGGGAGATCGACGAGTCGACCCGCGGCATCGAGGGTCTCGACGAGGATGGGCGACCGCGGCCGGCGTACGCCGCGTCGCTGGGCCTGGTGCGCGCGCCGTTCGGGCGCCGGGCGCTCGCGGCGGCCGTCGAGGCCGCGGTCTACGTGCTGCTGCTGCTGCCGCTGCTGCTGGGCGCCCTGCCGGCGCTCATCGGGGCGGGCGCGGACGCCGATCCGGCCGAGGCGCTGCGGGACCGATGGGTGCTCATCGTCGTCTGCAGCGCCGTGTCGACGGTGCTCGTCAGCGTCTACCTCATCGTGCAGCTCGTGCTGCACGGCCGTCGGGGTGTCACGCTCGGCAAGGCGCTGACGGGCCTGCGCTCGGTGAACGTGCGTACGCTCGAGCGTCCCGGCTTCTGGCGGGGAGCCGTCGTGCGCGGACTCGTGCTGGGGGCGAGCTTCGCCGTGCCGCTGCTCGGACCCGTCCTCGTCGTCGCGCTGTCGCCGTTCTTCGATCCCGACCGCCGGGGCCGGGGATGGGCAGACCTCGCCGGCGCGACGTGGTTCGTCGACATCCGGCACGGACTGAACCCCTACGACGCCAAGCGCATGCGCATCGCGCGCAAGACGGTGGCCACCGACCTCGAGGACGTCCGCCGCGAGCTCCCGTCGCTCGCCACGGCTGCCGGCGACGCCGCGACGGCCGCCTACGTCCCGGCTGCGCGCAGCAGCGGCGGCGTGCTCGGGGCGGTGCGCGGCGACGGGCCCGACGCCGGGTCGCCGACGGCCTCGGCGTCACCGCCTGCGCCAGCCCCGGCGGCCTCGGGATGGGTGCCACCGCGGCTGCTGCCGGAGACGCCCGACGTTCCGGCCGCGCAAGCGCCGCCGGCCCTGCGCTTCGTGCTCGACACCGGCCGCATCATCGACGTCGGCACCGGCATCCTGATCGGCCGCGATCCGGCGCCGGTCACCGGCGACGACGGCGTCACCCCGGTCCCGATCGACGATCCCACCATGTCGGTCTCCAAGACCCATCTCGCGGTGCTGCCGCACGGCGGCGACACCGTCGTGGTCGACCGCGGGTCGACCAACGGCAGTGTGGTGGTGCGCGGCGGGGCGGAGCATCCGCTCACTCCGGGCGCGCCGGCTGCGCTCCGGCCCGGCGATACGATCCGGTTCGGCGACCGACACGCAATGATCCGCATCGGCTGA